A stretch of DNA from Mesorhizobium onobrychidis:
GGCTGGAACCGGATGCGGGCGCTATAGTCTACGACGTGCACAACCGCGGACCGATGGATATTCTTGCGTTCTCTGAGCCGGAGCGGCGCCGGCTCGCGCGCACGGATTGGGGCATTGTCCACCAGAACCCACGCGACGGCTTGCGAATGGACGTTAGCGCAGGTGGTAACGTAGGCGAGCGGCCGATGGCTATCGGAGCGCGGCACTACGGCAACATTCGAGCCGAAGCACAGGACTGGCTGAGGAAAGTCGAGATCGACATCGAGCGAACCGACGGTACGCCTAATACCTTTTCCGGTGGCATGCAGCAGCGCCTACAGATCGCTCGCAACCTTGTCACCAAGCCCCGCCTCGTCTTCATGGATGAACCGACCGGCGGGCTCGACGTTTCTGTGCAGGCCCGACTGCTCGATCTCATGCGCGGCCTCGTACGTGAACTTGGCGTGGCAGTCATCATCGTCACCCACGACCTTGCCGTAGTGCGGCTCCTCGCCGACCGGTTGATGGTCATGCAGCGCGGCCGCGTCATCGAGGAAGGCCTGACCGACCAGGTCCTCGACGATCCCCATCATCCCTAT
This window harbors:
- the phnK gene encoding phosphonate C-P lyase system protein PhnK yields the protein MGAINKLLPKPPLLHVCGLSKSYGGQVGCLDISFAIRPGEVLGIVGESGSGKSTLLACLSGRLEPDAGAIVYDVHNRGPMDILAFSEPERRRLARTDWGIVHQNPRDGLRMDVSAGGNVGERPMAIGARHYGNIRAEAQDWLRKVEIDIERTDGTPNTFSGGMQQRLQIARNLVTKPRLVFMDEPTGGLDVSVQARLLDLMRGLVRELGVAVIIVTHDLAVVRLLADRLMVMQRGRVIEEGLTDQVLDDPHHPYTQLLVSSVLQV